In the Pseudonocardia sediminis genome, AACGCGGCGAACATCTCGTCGGCACTCATCCGATCTCCCCCTTCTCTCTCCTCGATGGACTTCGCGACGGTGTCGGCGAGCCGCAGCAGGCGGTCGGCGTCGGCGAGCAGACGGTCGTGGTGGCGGCGCAGTGCCTCCACCTCGTCGTCGGACCCGTCGAGCACCGCCGCGATGTCGGCGAGGCCCAGCCCCAGCTGACGCAGCAGCAGCACGTGCTGCAGGCGTCGGAGCTGGGGCCGCTCGTAGCGACGCTGCCCACCCGGGGCAGCGCCGGCCGGGACGAGCAGGCCGACGTGGTCGTAGTGGCGCAACGTGCGGGAGCTGACCCCGGTCAGCCGCACCAGCTCGGCGGTCGACCAGCTCTCCTTCTCCGTCACGAGGAGAACGCTAGAGCTTGACGCTGCGTCAACCGCAACCCTCGTGCGCGGATATCGCTGCTCCAGCAGCGATATCCGCTCACGGGTGAAGAATGGCGGCATGGATCTCGCCGGCACGGTTCGGGAGCTCGTGGGCGACGGCCGTCGGCGGGTGCTGCTCGGCGTCACCGGGGCGCCGGGGGCGGGCAAGACGACGCTGGTGGAGGGGCTGCGGGACGCGTTGCGGGCGTCGCCGCCGCCGGGATGCGAGCCCGGTACCTGGGTCGCGCACGTCCCGATGGACGGGTTCCACCTGGCCGACGCCGGGCTGGAACGGCTCG is a window encoding:
- a CDS encoding MerR family transcriptional regulator, which encodes MTEKESWSTAELVRLTGVSSRTLRHYDHVGLLVPAGAAPGGQRRYERPQLRRLQHVLLLRQLGLGLADIAAVLDGSDDEVEALRRHHDRLLADADRLLRLADTVAKSIEEREGGDRMSADEMFAAFRNDPYAAEARERWPEQYAATRERTADWGPEQVAAMHAEKDTVHRTLARLMTAGEPVDAPAVQSAVAAHHAWVGRFWTPGREAYIGLGRMYVDDPRFTATIDAYAAGLSPYLAEAMAVYAGAHLE